A DNA window from Bacteroides cellulosilyticus contains the following coding sequences:
- a CDS encoding HU family DNA-binding protein gives MAYYVMEEMPDIHKTGERVLYPRFAMIDQVSTEQLARNVSESSGFNVGDIIGIVKQLAIEMSHQMAEGRSVKLDDIGTFTPALMLRTGKEREEAGEKAKHRNAQSIVVGKVNFRVDMNLVYRINGRCLLERAPWKTRRSSQKYAPEQRLALAVKYLESHSFLTVSEYQQLTGLLRTTATNELKEWATLPDSGIDTAGRGAHRVYVKKG, from the coding sequence ATGGCATACTATGTAATGGAAGAAATGCCCGACATTCACAAGACGGGCGAGCGCGTTCTCTATCCACGCTTTGCAATGATAGACCAGGTTTCCACAGAACAACTGGCACGCAACGTGTCGGAAAGCAGCGGCTTCAATGTGGGTGATATAATAGGAATCGTGAAGCAACTTGCCATCGAAATGTCGCATCAGATGGCAGAGGGACGTTCCGTTAAACTGGATGACATCGGAACTTTCACTCCGGCTTTGATGCTGCGCACAGGCAAGGAACGGGAAGAAGCGGGTGAAAAAGCGAAGCACCGCAATGCACAGAGCATCGTGGTGGGCAAAGTCAATTTCCGTGTAGATATGAATCTGGTGTATCGCATCAACGGTCGCTGCCTGTTGGAGCGGGCACCTTGGAAGACCCGCCGTTCTTCGCAAAAGTATGCTCCGGAGCAGCGCTTGGCACTGGCGGTAAAGTATCTGGAGTCACATTCTTTTCTTACCGTCAGCGAATATCAGCAATTAACCGGCTTGTTGCGCACCACTGCTACGAATGAACTGAAAGAATGGGCGACCCTCCCGGATTCCGGCATTGACACTGCCGGACGTGGGGCACACAGGGTTTATGTGAAGAAGGGGTGA
- a CDS encoding class I SAM-dependent methyltransferase, protein MLSVYAKYIKKMSNENKTIHDFELQLICDFFSNMERQGPGSPDVTLKALSFIDNLTDKSLIADIGCGTGGQTMVLAGHISGQITGLDLFPGFIDIFNRNAKQSGLQDRVKGIVGSMDNLPFQNEELDLIWSEGAIYNIGFERGLNEWRKYLKPGGYIAVSESSWFTDKRPAEINDFWVNAYPEIDTIPNQVAKIHKAGYLPVATFILPENCWTEHYFAAKIEAQKIFLHKYAGNKVAEEFSSLQFDEEELYSKYKAFYGYTFFIAKKIEQ, encoded by the coding sequence ATGCTTTCCGTGTATGCAAAATACATAAAGAAAATGAGTAACGAAAATAAAACAATTCACGATTTCGAACTTCAATTAATCTGTGACTTCTTCTCCAATATGGAACGCCAAGGACCCGGAAGTCCTGACGTAACACTGAAAGCGCTGAGCTTTATAGATAACCTTACCGACAAGTCCCTTATCGCTGACATCGGTTGCGGAACAGGAGGACAGACAATGGTATTGGCCGGGCATATTTCCGGGCAGATCACCGGACTCGACCTTTTCCCCGGCTTTATTGATATCTTCAATCGCAATGCAAAGCAATCAGGCTTGCAGGACAGGGTAAAAGGCATTGTCGGTTCTATGGATAACCTTCCTTTTCAGAATGAGGAATTAGACCTGATCTGGTCGGAAGGCGCCATTTATAATATTGGTTTTGAACGGGGATTAAATGAGTGGCGTAAGTATTTGAAGCCGGGAGGATATATTGCCGTTTCTGAAAGTTCGTGGTTTACTGACAAGCGTCCTGCGGAAATCAATGACTTCTGGGTGAATGCGTATCCTGAAATAGATACGATTCCCAATCAGGTGGCCAAGATACACAAAGCGGGGTATCTTCCCGTCGCTACATTTATTCTGCCGGAAAATTGCTGGACAGAGCATTACTTTGCTGCAAAGATTGAAGCTCAGAAAATCTTTCTTCATAAGTATGCGGGAAATAAGGTTGCCGAAGAATTCAGTTCGCTTCAGTTTGATGAAGAAGAACTATACAGCAAGTATAAAGCATTCTACGGTTATACATTTTTCATTGCAAAAAAGATAGAACAATGA
- the rsgA gene encoding ribosome small subunit-dependent GTPase A yields MIHLNNYGWNDKLSQLRQESTYNSLTHGRISIVHRTCYEVVSENGLFQCELTGNMMYGKSDFELLCTGDWVLFQPFDEHKGIIVDMLPRERTLYRKKNGTVADKQAIASYVDKAFIVQSLDDNFNVRRAERFMVQMQEENINPVLVFNKADLGFDRQKVEEQIRHIARQIPVFFTSIHQPQTILQLRESISAGETVVFVGSSGVGKSSLVNALCGESVLLTSDISLSTGKGRHTSTRREMVLMDGSGVLIDTPGVREFGLVIDDPDSLAEVLEISDYAVSCRFKDCKHISEPGCAVLEAVSSGILDRKVYESYQKLRREAWHFSTSEHEKRKRDKSFSKLVDEVKKRKANR; encoded by the coding sequence ATGATTCATTTGAATAATTATGGTTGGAATGACAAGTTAAGCCAACTAAGGCAAGAGTCAACATACAATTCCCTTACGCATGGACGTATATCCATCGTACACCGTACATGCTACGAGGTTGTTTCAGAAAACGGTCTGTTTCAGTGTGAACTGACGGGGAATATGATGTATGGAAAATCAGACTTTGAACTCCTTTGCACCGGTGATTGGGTACTTTTTCAACCATTCGACGAACATAAAGGGATTATAGTGGATATGCTGCCTCGTGAACGGACTTTATATCGCAAGAAAAACGGAACGGTTGCCGATAAACAGGCCATTGCCTCGTATGTTGACAAGGCATTTATCGTGCAAAGTCTTGATGATAATTTCAATGTTCGCAGAGCCGAGCGTTTCATGGTTCAGATGCAGGAAGAGAATATCAATCCTGTATTGGTGTTTAACAAGGCTGATTTAGGGTTTGATAGGCAGAAAGTCGAAGAACAGATCAGGCACATTGCCCGTCAGATACCGGTGTTTTTTACAAGTATCCATCAACCTCAGACGATTCTCCAATTGCGGGAGTCTATATCGGCAGGCGAAACGGTTGTGTTTGTCGGTTCTTCGGGGGTAGGGAAAAGTTCTCTGGTGAATGCGCTTTGTGGGGAATCGGTATTGTTAACGTCTGATATCAGCCTGTCCACGGGAAAAGGAAGACATACTTCTACTCGTCGGGAGATGGTACTGATGGACGGTTCAGGGGTATTAATCGATACTCCGGGTGTCCGGGAATTTGGCTTGGTCATTGACGATCCCGATTCTCTTGCAGAGGTGTTGGAGATTTCCGATTATGCCGTATCGTGCCGCTTCAAGGATTGCAAGCACATCAGCGAACCTGGATGTGCCGTTCTAGAGGCGGTAAGTAGTGGTATATTGGACCGTAAGGTTTATGAGAGTTATCAGAAACTTCGGCGGGAAGCGTGGCATTTCTCCACTTCTGAACATGAAAAGCGTAAAAGGGATAAATCCTTTTCAAAACTCGTGGATGAGGTGAAGAAGCGTAAGGCAAATCGCTAA
- a CDS encoding MATE family efflux transporter has protein sequence MINKYEERLGTERMLPLVFKMALPAVAAQFVNLLYSIVDRIYIGHIPGIGTDALAGVGVTISLVVLISSFSAIVGGGGAPLAAIALGQGDRQRAGKILGNGFTLLILFTLITSFIAYTFMEPILLFTGASEHTLGYAVDYLSIYLLGTVFVEISTGLNSFINAQGRPAIAMYSVLIGALLNIILDPIFIFWFDMGVKGAALATVISQACSAAWVLSFLFSRKASLPLERRYMKLNRRIVIAMLGLGVSPFIMASTESLVGFVLNSSLKDFGDIYVSALTILQTSMQFASVPLTGFAQGFIPIVSYNYGHGDKQRVKDCFRIALITMFSFNLILMLLMILFPSTVASAFTSDERLIEMVRWTMPVFLGGMTIFGLQRACQNMFVALGQARISIFIALLRKAILLIPLALILPHYMGVTGVYAAEAISDATAAICCTLLFFWQFPKILGKMK, from the coding sequence ATGATCAATAAATATGAAGAACGTCTGGGAACCGAGCGTATGTTGCCACTGGTTTTCAAAATGGCGCTTCCGGCAGTAGCAGCACAATTCGTCAATTTGCTTTATAGCATTGTCGACCGTATCTATATCGGACACATACCGGGCATCGGGACGGATGCATTGGCAGGCGTAGGGGTAACAATTTCTCTCGTGGTATTGATTTCTTCTTTTTCAGCAATAGTGGGCGGTGGTGGTGCACCGTTGGCTGCCATAGCCCTTGGGCAAGGTGACCGTCAGCGTGCCGGAAAGATATTGGGGAATGGTTTTACCTTGCTGATTCTATTTACTTTAATTACTTCCTTCATTGCCTATACTTTCATGGAGCCTATTCTGCTCTTTACAGGCGCTTCGGAACATACATTGGGCTATGCGGTCGATTACCTTTCCATTTATTTGCTGGGAACTGTTTTTGTAGAGATTTCCACCGGACTCAATTCCTTTATCAATGCGCAGGGGCGTCCTGCCATTGCCATGTACTCTGTTTTAATCGGAGCTTTATTAAATATCATTCTTGATCCTATATTTATCTTCTGGTTTGATATGGGGGTGAAAGGTGCTGCTTTGGCTACGGTGATTTCTCAGGCTTGCAGTGCCGCATGGGTACTGTCTTTCCTATTCTCCCGGAAGGCTTCTCTGCCTTTGGAGAGGCGCTATATGAAGTTAAACCGGAGGATTGTTATTGCGATGCTGGGGCTGGGAGTATCTCCGTTCATTATGGCCAGTACAGAGAGTTTGGTGGGCTTTGTGCTGAATAGTAGCTTGAAAGATTTTGGAGATATTTACGTCAGTGCGTTGACGATATTACAGACTTCGATGCAGTTTGCCAGTGTGCCGCTGACGGGGTTTGCGCAAGGCTTTATTCCGATCGTAAGTTACAATTATGGCCATGGTGATAAGCAGCGTGTGAAGGATTGTTTCCGTATTGCACTGATCACGATGTTCTCTTTTAATCTGATTCTGATGCTGCTTATGATCCTGTTCCCGTCAACGGTTGCATCTGCTTTTACAAGTGATGAAAGGTTGATAGAAATGGTCCGTTGGACCATGCCTGTCTTTCTGGGTGGTATGACCATTTTCGGCTTGCAACGTGCTTGTCAGAATATGTTTGTTGCATTGGGGCAGGCCAGGATATCCATTTTTATCGCTTTGCTCCGCAAGGCCATTCTGTTGATTCCGTTAGCACTGATACTGCCGCATTATATGGGAGTGACCGGAGTATATGCGGCTGAGGCTATATCCGATGCTACGGCTGCAATTTGCTGTACGCTGTTGTTCTTTTGGCAGTTTCCTAAGATTTTGGGGAAGATGAAATAG
- a CDS encoding fimbrial protein yields MIKNRKQFSAWVIGLLALSLASCSEAEVLPATTPGDDPLAGDPTRREVILGFQNKLNIKTADTDTRAANARIATTRADDAIATTEENEITSLDIYVFSSDKEEGPYTYQERFCYRADGSTVINATKIVLTVEGNNVALATLRPKKGLFTKFYCIANQPKLLKAGTEYTVFTPLEQSSPGADYNVVTKAGVPTETDFLTFTTPLLDPAEAADVLLTPLPMVGSYSPALDLRDISMGSRTRINMTLSRIVSRFDIINDEKLSHLTITGVSMGHGRKGVTFFPVVPVEDADPTKTLITYPDRDFDGADANKGTQTGAFYSYPSPIADKGYLIIKGKYALNMTDPPQDVSYMVDFEQSVAGTGGYIEVKPNHRYTVRITDADPFKLDVNITVSDWTDGGDFEYQPENELAIGTLVAEPASATVIEDNNKATVSPDETDYFSIPFTSNSEAECSIVYTSSAGGSAEWLKTAITKDAVTRAGSVAYTCKVSKNAEYTGNLFPKAIIVLRSKAGREESQISVKAAVGVPTVAAATGTPSEPAGANSYVAGSEAPDVITGVLSMQRQASAGTTSSMKLTVTSKGGSRISGLPAWLKADKAVGHATEAIDYTLTLDQNAKDFPTGPFPANAAATFEIQNLSDAAKKVTVTVNVTETAIVP; encoded by the coding sequence ATGATTAAAAACAGAAAACAGTTTTCCGCATGGGTGATAGGCTTGCTTGCCCTCTCACTTGCGAGTTGCAGCGAAGCGGAAGTGCTGCCGGCAACCACTCCCGGCGATGATCCGCTGGCCGGTGACCCCACACGCCGCGAAGTCATCCTCGGCTTCCAGAACAAGCTGAACATAAAGACGGCGGACACCGATACCCGTGCCGCTAACGCCCGCATCGCCACCACCCGTGCCGACGATGCCATAGCCACCACTGAAGAGAATGAAATCACTTCACTGGACATCTATGTGTTTTCCTCGGACAAGGAGGAAGGACCGTACACCTATCAGGAACGGTTCTGCTACCGCGCGGACGGCTCTACGGTGATTAACGCCACCAAAATCGTGCTGACAGTGGAAGGTAACAACGTGGCACTCGCCACCCTGCGCCCCAAGAAAGGCCTGTTCACCAAGTTCTACTGCATTGCCAATCAGCCGAAATTGCTGAAAGCCGGAACGGAATACACCGTCTTCACCCCGCTGGAACAAAGTTCTCCGGGGGCAGATTATAACGTTGTGACAAAGGCGGGTGTACCGACCGAAACGGATTTCCTCACCTTTACCACTCCGTTGCTGGACCCTGCCGAAGCCGCAGACGTATTGCTGACGCCTCTGCCGATGGTGGGTTCTTACAGCCCCGCGCTTGATTTGCGGGATATCAGTATGGGTTCACGCACACGCATCAACATGACGCTGTCGCGTATCGTCTCCCGTTTCGATATTATCAATGATGAGAAATTGTCACACCTCACCATCACCGGTGTATCGATGGGACACGGTCGCAAAGGCGTTACTTTCTTCCCGGTGGTTCCTGTGGAGGATGCAGACCCTACTAAGACGCTCATCACCTATCCCGACCGTGACTTTGACGGCGCCGATGCCAATAAAGGCACGCAGACAGGTGCTTTCTACAGTTATCCCAGCCCAATTGCGGACAAGGGTTATCTGATTATCAAGGGCAAGTATGCGCTGAACATGACGGACCCGCCGCAGGACGTGAGTTATATGGTGGATTTTGAACAGTCGGTAGCAGGTACAGGCGGTTACATCGAGGTGAAACCCAACCATCGGTACACGGTGCGCATCACCGATGCCGATCCCTTCAAGCTGGATGTGAACATCACCGTCTCGGACTGGACGGATGGTGGGGATTTCGAGTATCAGCCGGAAAACGAACTGGCTATCGGGACACTGGTGGCAGAACCGGCAAGTGCAACCGTTATTGAGGATAACAATAAAGCCACCGTCTCACCGGATGAAACCGACTATTTCAGCATTCCCTTCACCAGTAATTCGGAAGCGGAATGCAGCATTGTCTATACAAGTTCTGCGGGCGGAAGCGCCGAGTGGCTGAAGACGGCAATCACGAAAGATGCGGTAACCCGTGCCGGCTCGGTCGCTTATACGTGTAAAGTATCAAAAAACGCAGAGTATACGGGCAATCTGTTTCCGAAAGCCATCATCGTGTTGCGTAGCAAGGCGGGACGTGAGGAGAGCCAGATTTCAGTGAAGGCAGCAGTCGGAGTACCTACCGTTGCCGCGGCGACAGGCACCCCGTCGGAACCGGCCGGAGCTAATTCTTACGTTGCTGGAAGTGAAGCGCCGGATGTGATAACCGGAGTACTCAGTATGCAGAGACAGGCGAGTGCCGGCACTACTTCGTCCATGAAACTGACCGTGACCTCCAAAGGGGGAAGCCGGATTTCCGGTCTGCCCGCATGGCTGAAAGCGGACAAGGCGGTAGGACATGCCACCGAAGCTATAGATTATACCTTGACGCTGGATCAGAATGCAAAGGATTTCCCAACAGGACCATTTCCCGCGAATGCGGCGGCAACCTTTGAGATACAGAATCTGTCGGATGCGGCAAAGAAGGTGACGGTAACGGTAAATGTGACGGAGACAGCGATAGTACCGTAA